Part of the Micromonospora rhizosphaerae genome is shown below.
CCGGACCCGGGGTGTAGATCACCCGGTCCCGGTCGACCGTGCCGGTCTCCGGAACCTCCAGGTCCTTCTGCCAGCGCTTCACCGCGTCCGAGGTGCTGGCGGAGAACTCCTCGTCCACGGTGAATCCGCGATAGCCGAGGGCCGCCAGATTTCGTTCGAACTGCCGCACGTCCGAGCCCTGCACGCCTGTGGTCAGCGGCCGGTACATGGGCAGGAAGCCGTACAGCAGCACCACCGGCAGCTCGTCGGCGCGCAGCAGGGCCTCGCCGCGCCGGACGGTGGTCCCGACATCGGGCAGCCAGGTCACCGTACCGGTGGCGGTCGAGGTCAGCGGTGCGGCCGGCCCGTACCCCAGTTCGCCGGCCAGCGTCACGGTCTTGACCAGCGTCTGCCGAGTCACCGTGGCGGTCGCGGCAGGTCCGGTGCGGCGCGGGACGGCCTGGTCCGCGCCGCGACCGCCGAGGCCGAGGGTCGCGGCGCCGGCCACCGCCAGGGTCGTGAGCACCAGTCCGGCCCCCGCCACGGCCCGCAGTCGCCGTCGTGCCGGCCGGCTGCGGGGCCGCTCGGTCGAGTCCATCCGCCCGCTCATCCTTTTGCGGTCGAGTTCGGATCGGGGGTGGTCGGTGGCTTGCCGTCGAGGACCGGATTGCAGATCTGGCCGGCCCGGAACTCGGCTGCCGCCTGTTGCTCACTTATCTGGCCGCTGCCGGTCTCCCGCGGCCAGTTGCCGTCCGGGCCCGGGTCGGGGAAGTCCGGTAGACCGTTGTCCCGCATGCACTGGGCGTAGGCGCGGCGGTGCACGATCTCCTCCGCCGTCCACACCGCCTTCTCCTCCAGTTCCTCCGGAACCGGCATGTTGTACTTCATGCACGTCATCTGAGCGGCCGTCCATTTCGGGTCGGCCTTCTTCGGCGCACCGGGCGCACGTAGGTCGACGAAGCCCTTGGCGTCCGGATCCGGCAGGTCGAAGCCCTGTTCCCGCAGACACTTGACCCACCGGCGTTGCGCTTCGACGTACTGGGCGACGGCCCCGCCGGTGCCGGCCGACTGCAAGGCTCTGGTCCCCGGGCTGCCGGCCGTGGCCACGCCCGGCGCTTTGTCCTCTCCGCCGCACCCGGCGAGTGCCAGGATCAGTGCGGCCGTCCCCAGGCCGCCGGCGAGTGGCCGCTGCCAGCGTGGATAGATCATTCCTTTTCCTCTCATTTCGGGGTGCGAGGGGGCGACACGCGTCATGGCAGCGCGTCAACGCCCGGGGTTGGAGATCGTCAGCGGTTGGTGACCGGCGACCAGTGCCAGCCGTCGGTGGAGCCGTACAGCACGTTGTCGGGGTAACCGATCGCGTAGAACCAACCGTCTCGCGTACGGCGGATCGGGCCGGCCGTGGCCGGCAGGCCAGCCAGCTCGACCATCCGGTACGCGCCGCCGTCGCGGGCCGCCCAGTAGCGGTAGGCGAAGTTCTGGCGGTCCTCCGGCTGGAAGAGCACGTGGGTGCCGTCGGCGGCGACGAATGACCCGTATCCGTTCGTCCCGTGCGGGATCTCACCGGTATCCGTGAGCCGCTGCCAGCCGTCCTTGGTGGTACCGCCGTTGAGGCGATAGACCGCCAGGACGCGCTCGCCGCTGACCACGGCGTACACCGTCTTCCCGCCACCGTCCACCGCCAGCGACAGCGGCTCGCAGCCCGCGCTCGGGCAGGACGGCGCGTCCCGGAAGACATGGGTGGCCCAGGTGCGACCGGCATCCGCGCTCACCGCGACCGCGGGTCGGCCGGTTGCCGGTTCGCGGCCCGGTATCCAGAGCCGGCCGGACAACTCGTCGATCCGCAGGCCATCCGGCTGCAACGTCAGGGCCGGTTGACGGGACAGGGGCGCGACCCGGTGCGACGCCGCGTCCACCGCCTGCATCGTGCAGGACGGCCCCGCCGTCTCCGGCCAGCAGATGGCCGTGCCACCGTCCGGCACCGCGTCCACCGCCGGCGCCTCCTGCGCCTTGCTCCAGTGGCGACCGCCGTCCGTGCTGATCATCAGGCTGGCCGTGGCGGCGCCCGGCTGATCCGGCTGCGCGGCCCTGATCAGGACATCGGGACCGAGCACCGCCATCGCGCCGAGCCGCATCAGCGTGCCCCGGTCGGTCCAGGTGCGGCCGCCGTCGTCGGAGCCCTTCAGTTGGGCGACAGACTTGTCGCACGTGCTCGGCGTGGTGCAGGTCAACAGCAGGTAGAGGTGCTTCGCGTCGGCGGCGTCGACCCACTGCAACCGCTGTCCGGGAAGCGGGCTGGCGCTCGTCGGCGGGGTGCTCCCGTCCGCGATCGGCAGTTCGTCGACCGAAGGCCGGGCCGTGGCCAGCAACGACGCGGCCAGTACGGCGATCGCCGCGACCGCCGAGATCCCCGCCACCGCCAGTCGCCGGCGGCGCCATTGACGGCGACCTGCCGTGTACACCTCGTCCGCCAGCAGGCGGCTCGGCGGCGACGATTCCGCCGCCTCCTCGAACAACTCACGCAGCCCGGTCATGCCCTTCCCTCCGTAGCGCCGGCGAGGGCGGGCACGGCATCGCCCAGAATCTGGCGCAGCGCGGCGAGACCCCGCGCCGTCTGGCTCTTGACCGTGCCCTCTGAGCAGCCCAGCGCGGCGGCTGTCTCGGCCACGTCCAGCCCCTGGTAGAACCGACAGACCAGGGTCACCCGTTGGCGGGGCGGCACGTGGCGCAGCGCCTGGACGAACACCATCCGGCGGGTCGTCGTCTCCGCGTCGTCGTCCGGGCCGGCCCGGTCCGGTGTTTCGGCGACACTGCGCTCGCGGCGCCGCCACACCCGCCGGGTTTCGGACAGGTAGGTCCGGACCAGGCAGGTCCGGACGAACGCGTCCAGCGCCTCCGGGTCGCGGATCCGGTGCCAGCTTGCGGCGACCCGGATGAACGCGGCCTGGGTGAGGTCGTCCGCCCAGTGCCAGTCCCCGCACATCAGGTAGGCGGTACGCCGGACCACCTCGCGCCGGGCAGCGAAGTAATCGCTGAACTGGCGGCGGCCCTCGTCGTCATCGCTTCGCATCCCGCTCCCTTCACGGATAGGTGCACGAGCGAAGCCCGATCGGTTGCACGGGTGGGCGGGAACGTTGTGCCGGATGTCGCTCGGTGCGGCCGGCGAGCGGATTGGCGTCCGCTGCCGCTGCTCTGCTTATCTGGAGAGCACAGGGCGGAGCATGCAGGACAGATGTCACAGTGAGGTGACCAGATGAGCCAGCTACCGGAGTTTGTGTCGATCCGCGAGGTCGGCCCGCGTGACGGGTTGCAGAACGAGGACCCGATCCCGACCGACGCCAAGGTGCGGCTGCTCGACGCCCTCTCGCGCACCGGCGTCAAGCGGATCGAGGCGGTCTCCTTCGTGCACCCGAAGGCGATCCCGCAGATGGCCGACGCCGACGAGGTGTGGCGGCGGGCCACGAAGGCGGAGGACGTGCGCTACTCGGCGCTGGTGCCGAACACCCGGGGCGCGCAGCGGGCGCTGGCCGCCGGCTTCACCGAGATCGAGGTGGTGGTCTCGGCCAGCGACACGCACAACCGGCGCAACGTCAACCGCTCGACCGAGGAGTCCCTCGACGACATCGCCGAGCTGATCCACCTGCTGCACGGCGCGGGCGCCCAGGCGGAGGTGATCGTGGCGACCAGCTTCGGCTGCCCGTACGAGGGGGACATCGACCCGCAGCGCGTCGCGGGCATCGTCGACCGGGTGGTCCGGGACGGCGCGGACCGGGTGGCCTTCGGCGACACCACCGGCATGGCCACCCCGCGCCGGGTCCGCGAGCTGATCACCGCGGTGTGCGACCGCAACGCCCACATCCCCGTCCTGCTGCACTTCCACAACACCCGGGGCACCGCGCTGGCGAACCTGTTGACCGCGCTGGAGCTGGGGATCACCGAGTTCGACGCCAGCGTCGGCGGCCTCGGCGGCTGCCCGTATGCCCCGGGGGCCAGCGGCAACCTGGCCACCGAGGAGGCGGTGCACATGCTGCACGACATGGGCATCGACACGGGCATCGACCTGGACGCCCTGATCGAGGCGGCCGAGCTGGCCGAAGAACTCGTCGGCAAGAAGCTTCCCTCCGGCGTCCTCCGCGCCGGCCCCCGCACCCGCCTCACCCCTCTCCCCGCCTGACGGCCCGCCCCAGACCTGCTGAGCCGGGTCGACCAGGAGGTTCGCGCCCGGTTCAGGATGCGAACCTCCTGGTCGAAGGAACGGGCGCGGGTCAGCGGGTGAGGGCGCCGGACTCGGTGGGGAGGCCGGCGGCGACCCAGTCCTCGATGCCGGCGGCGTACTTGCGCACGTCGGTGTAGCCGAGGGCGGTGAGCCGGTCGGCGACCCGCCCGCTGTTCGGGCAGGCGAGGTTGGAGCAGTACGTGACGATGGCGGCGTCCCGGTCCGGCAGCAGCTCGCCGGCCCGCTCGGCCACCTCGGCCTCGACCAGCGGGATCGCGCCGGGCAGGTGCTGCCGGGCGTAGTACTCGCCGCCGAGCGCGTCGACGACGGTCACCGTGCCGGCGTCGATCGCGGCGCGCAGCTCGTCCCGGGTGATGAGGGTGGTCATGGCATCCTCCTGAGGAATTGGACTACAGTCCGGTTATGTCCTGGAACGTTAGCGGACCACAGTCCGCTTCTGCCACCCCTCCACCCGAACTGCTCAAGTTGCGTAGCTCACCGCCCCGGGAGCGGGCCGACGCCGCGCGCAACCGAGCGGCCGTCCTGGACGCCGCAGCGGTCCTTTTCCGGGAGCGGGGAGTGGAGGCGGTCTCGATGGACGCCGTGGCCGCCGCCGCAGGGGTCGGCAAGGGAACGCTGTTCCGCCGGTTCGGGGACAAGGCGGGTCTCGCCGTGGCGCTCCTCGACCAGCAGGAGCGAGCGCTCCAGGAGGCGATCCTCTTCGGTCCGCCCCCGCTCGGGCCCGGCCCGGCCGGAGCGGAGCCGCCCGCGCGCGACCGGCTGCGGGCCTTCATCTCCGCCTACCTCGACTACCTGCTCGCCCACCTCGACCTGGTCCGGATGTCGGAGACCGCATCGCCGGGCGCGCGCTACCGGATCGGCGCCTACCGGTTCTGGCACCGGCACGTCACGCTGCTGCTGGCCGGGCGCGAGGACCCGGCGGCCGACGCGCACACGCTGCTCGCGCCCGTCGCCGCCGAGCACGTGCGCGGGGTACGCGAGGAGCTGGGCGACGAGCGGCTGCGGGCCGCCGTGCTGGCGCTCGCCGACGCGCTCACCGGCTGACCCCGCCGGCACCGCTCAGCCCGGCGTACGTCGGGTCGCCGGAGGGGGCACGGATGCGCTAACCTAACGATCGTTCAGGTCGGTCGGCGCGCTCATGAGGCGCGGGTGGCGAGGGAGTCGGCGTGACGCTCGACGGTGAGGCACTGGAGCAGCTGCGCAAGCGCGCCAAGGCCGGCGGTGCGGACAAGTACCACGCGGCGAACGCCGCGAAGGGCAAGCTCTTCGCCCGCGAGCGGGTCGCCCTCCTGGTCGACGAGGGCTCCTTCGTCGAGGACGGCCTCTACGCCAACGCGATGGCCGAGGGACTGCCGGCCGACGGCGTGGTCACCGGCACCGCCACCATCGACGGCCGCCCGGTCTGCCTGATGGCCAACGACTCCACGGTCAAGGCCGGCAGCTGGGGTGCGCGGACCGTCGAGAAGATCATCCGGATCATCGAGCGGGCGTACTCGACCGGCGTGCCGATGGTGTACCTGGTCGACTCGGCCGGCGCCCGGATCACCGACCAGGTTGAGCTCTTTCCGGGCCGGCGCGGTGCCGGAAAGATCTTCTGGAACCAGGTCCGCGCCTCCGGCTCGATCCCGCAGGTCTGCGCGCTCTTCGGGCCCAGCGCGGCCGGCGGGGCGTACATCCCGGCGTTCTGCGACGTGGTGGCCATGGTGGACGGCAACGCCAGCATGTACCTCGGCTCCGACCGGATGGTCGAGATGGTCACCGGCGAGAAGACCACCCTCGAGGCGATGGGCGGGGCCAAGGTGCACTGCGCCGAGTCCGGCGTCGGGCACTTCCTCTGCAAGACCGAGGCCGACGCGCTCGACGTGGTGAAGCGCTACCTGTCCTACCTGCCGGCGAACTGGACCCAGGCGCCCCCGGCCGCCGAGGCCGTCCCCGCGCCCGAGAACGCCGACCTGGCCGCGCTGGTCCCGACCAGCGAGCGGCAGGCCTTCGACATGCGCCGGTACGTCAAGGGTCTGCTCGACGCCGGCTCGTTCTTCGAGATCCAGGCGCTCTGGGCGAAGGAGCTGACCATCGGTTTCGGCCGGCTGAACGGCGAGGTCGTCGGCGTGGTCGGCAACAACTCGATGTTCAAGGGCGGGGTGCTCTTCGTCGACTCGGCCGACAAGGCGACCCGGTTCGTGCAGCTCTGCGACGCGTTCAACGTGCCGCTGCTCTTCCTCAGCGACGTGCCCGGCTTCATGGTCGGCAGCGCGGTGGAGAAGCAGGGCATCATCCGGCACGGCGCCAAGATGATCACCGCGATCTCCGAGGCGACCGTACCGAAGATCTGCGTGGTGGTCCGCAAGGCGTACGGCGCGGGCCTCTACGCGATGGCCGGGCCTGGCTTCGAGCCGGACGCCACCATCGCGCTGCCCACCGCGAAGATCGCGGTGATGGGCGCCGAGGCCGCGGTCAACGCGGTGTACGCCAACAAGATCGCCGCCATCGCCGACGAGACCGAGCGCGCCGCCTTCGTCGCCGCGAAGCGCGAGGAGTACGAGCGGGACATCGACATCGTCCGGCTCGCCAGCGAGCTGGTGGTCGACGCGATCGTCGAGCCGCACGAGCTGCGTGCCGAGCTGGTCCGCCGGTTCGCCGCCGCCCGCGGCAAGGAACGGCACTTCTCCCGGCGCCGGCACGGCGTCAGCCCGGTCTGACCCCGGCGGCCGGCCCGACCCGCGCCGGCCGGAACGGCACGAGCGACCAGTCCCGGCGTCACGAGCGCCCGGCGACCCGTCCACACAGGAGGAACAGATGGACTTCCGGCTCACCGAGGAGCAAGAGGCGCTGCGGGAGAGCGTGCGGGACTTCGCCCGCGAGGTGGTCGCGCCGGTCATCGCCGAGCATTACGAGAAGCACACCTTCCCGTACGAGGTCATCCGGCAGATGGGCAAGATGGGCCTCTTCGGCCTGCCCTTCTCCGAGGAGTACGGGGGCATGGGCGGCGACTACTTCGCCCTCTGCCTGGCCCTCGAGGAGTTGGCCCGGGTGGACTCCAGCGTGGCGATCACGCTGGAGGCGGCCGTCTCCCTCGGCGCGATGCCGATCTACCGGTTCGGCACGGACGAGCAGAAGGCGCAGTGGCTGCCGAAGCTGCTCAGCGGCGAGGCGCTGGCCGGTTTCGGGCTGACCGAGCCGGGCTTCGGCTCGGACGCCGGCGGCACCCAGACCCGCGCCGTCCTGGACGGCGACGAGTGGGTGATCAACGGCTCGAAGGCGTTCATCACCAACTCGGGAACCGACATCACCGCGCTGGTCACCGTTACCGCGGTCACCGGCACGAAGCCGGATGGCTCCAAGGAGCTCTCCACCATCATCGTGCCGTCCGGGACCCCCGGCTTCACCGTCGCGCCCGGCTACTCCAAGGTCGGCTGGACCGCCTCGGACACCCATGAGCTGACCTTCGACGACTGCCGGGTACCGGCGGCGAACCTGCTCGGCCAGCGCGGCCGGGGCTTCGCCCAGTTCCTGCGCATCCTCGACGAGGGGCGGATCGCCATCGCCGCCCTGGCGGTCGGCCTCGCCCAAGGCTGCGTCGACGAGTCGATCAAGTACGCGAAGGAGCGGCACGCCTTCGGCCAGGCGATCGGCAACTACCAGGCGATCCAGTTCAAGATCGCGGACATGGAGCTGAAGGCGCACACCGCCCGGCTCGCCTACTACGACGCCGCCGCGCGGATGCTCGCCGGCGAGCCGTTCAAGCGGCAGGCCGCGATCGCCAAGCTGCACGCCAGCACGATCGCCGTCGACAACGCCCGCGAGGCCACCCAGATCCACGGCGGCTACGGCTTCATGAACGAATACCCGGTGGCCCGGTTCTGGCGGGACGCCAAGATCCTGGAGATCGGCGAGGGCACCAGCGAGGTGCAGCGCATGGTCATCGCCCGCGGCCTCGGCATGTGATGGAGGGCAGACCCGTGCAGGTGCGCTGAGCCCCGGACGGGTCCCTCTCCTGTCGGATATCCGCACCGGAACGTCGGCTGCGCGACGCTCGACTGCCCACGGCCGCAGCCGATCTCTAATCTTCGTGCCCATGACTCCGGAGCATGATCGTTCGCGGCGGTCGGGCGGTCGTACCGGCCTGGCCGAGCTGCTGCGGGGGCACCGGCTCGCCGCCGGCCTCACCCAGGCCGAGCTGGCGTCGCGGGCGGGCGTCGGGGTGCGGACGGTCCGTGACCTGGAGCGGGGCCGGTCCACGCGACCGCAGCGCACCACGGTGGAGTTGCTCGCCGATGCGCTGGGGCTGACCGGCGAGAGCCGGGCGGGATTTCTCGCCACGGCCCGGTCGCCGGTCGCCGCCCCGCGGCCGGCCGCGCGGCAGCTGCCGGTCACCGGCCCCGGCGCCCCCTCCGGTACGCCCATCACCCTCCCCCCACCGGTGCCGCTGATCGGCCGGGACCGGGACGTCGCCGAGCTCGCCGCCCTGCTGACCGCCGACCACCTCGTGGTGAGCCTGGTCGGGCTGGCCGGGGTCGGCAAGACCGCGCTGGCCCTGGCGGCGGCCCACGCCGTCGCCGTCCACCACCCCGCCGGGGTGGCCGGGGTCCTGATCGGCGAGGCGTCCGACGCGGCGGACGTGCTCGCCGCGGCGGTGGCGGTCTTCGGGGTCAACCGGCTGCCCGACCTCGCCGGTCGGCTCGGCGGACGGCCGGCGCTGCTGATGGTGGACGCGGTGGAACGCGCGCCCGACCCGGTGGCCGAGGCCCTGCAGAAGCTCCTGACCGCGGCCCCGACGCTGCGGGTGCTGGTCACCGGCCGGCACCCGGTCGGGTTGCCCGGCGAGCGGGTCTGGCCGGTGGCGCCGCTCGACGTGCCGCCGGCCGGGATCGTCCCATCGGGTCCGGCGGAGCTGGCCCGCTGGCCGGCGGTGGCGCTCTTCACCACCCGCCTGGGCCAGGTGCGCCG
Proteins encoded:
- a CDS encoding hydroxymethylglutaryl-CoA lyase; its protein translation is MSQLPEFVSIREVGPRDGLQNEDPIPTDAKVRLLDALSRTGVKRIEAVSFVHPKAIPQMADADEVWRRATKAEDVRYSALVPNTRGAQRALAAGFTEIEVVVSASDTHNRRNVNRSTEESLDDIAELIHLLHGAGAQAEVIVATSFGCPYEGDIDPQRVAGIVDRVVRDGADRVAFGDTTGMATPRRVRELITAVCDRNAHIPVLLHFHNTRGTALANLLTALELGITEFDASVGGLGGCPYAPGASGNLATEEAVHMLHDMGIDTGIDLDALIEAAELAEELVGKKLPSGVLRAGPRTRLTPLPA
- a CDS encoding peptidoglycan-binding protein; the protein is MDSTERPRSRPARRRLRAVAGAGLVLTTLAVAGAATLGLGGRGADQAVPRRTGPAATATVTRQTLVKTVTLAGELGYGPAAPLTSTATGTVTWLPDVGTTVRRGEALLRADELPVVLLYGFLPMYRPLTTGVQGSDVRQFERNLAALGYRGFTVDEEFSASTSDAVKRWQKDLEVPETGTVDRDRVIYTPGPVRIAQRLARVGASATGDVLSYTGNTRMVTVSAAAGEAAWAAKGAKVTVTLPTGTSVAGQVTAIGPPTPAASGGQTPPDPEHPGTGAAAVQVTIAIPDQKALGGLAGASVDVRYVAQERKKVLTVPVTALLALTEGGYGLEVTDPGGTRIVAVEVGLFAEGRVEVQGDGLTEGLSVGVPG
- a CDS encoding acyl-CoA dehydrogenase family protein, whose protein sequence is MDFRLTEEQEALRESVRDFAREVVAPVIAEHYEKHTFPYEVIRQMGKMGLFGLPFSEEYGGMGGDYFALCLALEELARVDSSVAITLEAAVSLGAMPIYRFGTDEQKAQWLPKLLSGEALAGFGLTEPGFGSDAGGTQTRAVLDGDEWVINGSKAFITNSGTDITALVTVTAVTGTKPDGSKELSTIIVPSGTPGFTVAPGYSKVGWTASDTHELTFDDCRVPAANLLGQRGRGFAQFLRILDEGRIAIAALAVGLAQGCVDESIKYAKERHAFGQAIGNYQAIQFKIADMELKAHTARLAYYDAAARMLAGEPFKRQAAIAKLHASTIAVDNAREATQIHGGYGFMNEYPVARFWRDAKILEIGEGTSEVQRMVIARGLGM
- a CDS encoding rhodanese-like domain-containing protein, translated to MTTLITRDELRAAIDAGTVTVVDALGGEYYARQHLPGAIPLVEAEVAERAGELLPDRDAAIVTYCSNLACPNSGRVADRLTALGYTDVRKYAAGIEDWVAAGLPTESGALTR
- a CDS encoding SigE family RNA polymerase sigma factor, with protein sequence MRSDDDEGRRQFSDYFAARREVVRRTAYLMCGDWHWADDLTQAAFIRVAASWHRIRDPEALDAFVRTCLVRTYLSETRRVWRRRERSVAETPDRAGPDDDAETTTRRMVFVQALRHVPPRQRVTLVCRFYQGLDVAETAAALGCSEGTVKSQTARGLAALRQILGDAVPALAGATEGRA
- a CDS encoding TetR/AcrR family transcriptional regulator, yielding MSWNVSGPQSASATPPPELLKLRSSPPRERADAARNRAAVLDAAAVLFRERGVEAVSMDAVAAAAGVGKGTLFRRFGDKAGLAVALLDQQERALQEAILFGPPPLGPGPAGAEPPARDRLRAFISAYLDYLLAHLDLVRMSETASPGARYRIGAYRFWHRHVTLLLAGREDPAADAHTLLAPVAAEHVRGVREELGDERLRAAVLALADALTG
- a CDS encoding acyl-CoA carboxylase subunit beta; protein product: MTLDGEALEQLRKRAKAGGADKYHAANAAKGKLFARERVALLVDEGSFVEDGLYANAMAEGLPADGVVTGTATIDGRPVCLMANDSTVKAGSWGARTVEKIIRIIERAYSTGVPMVYLVDSAGARITDQVELFPGRRGAGKIFWNQVRASGSIPQVCALFGPSAAGGAYIPAFCDVVAMVDGNASMYLGSDRMVEMVTGEKTTLEAMGGAKVHCAESGVGHFLCKTEADALDVVKRYLSYLPANWTQAPPAAEAVPAPENADLAALVPTSERQAFDMRRYVKGLLDAGSFFEIQALWAKELTIGFGRLNGEVVGVVGNNSMFKGGVLFVDSADKATRFVQLCDAFNVPLLFLSDVPGFMVGSAVEKQGIIRHGAKMITAISEATVPKICVVVRKAYGAGLYAMAGPGFEPDATIALPTAKIAVMGAEAAVNAVYANKIAAIADETERAAFVAAKREEYERDIDIVRLASELVVDAIVEPHELRAELVRRFAAARGKERHFSRRRHGVSPV